A genomic segment from Echeneis naucrates chromosome 20, fEcheNa1.1, whole genome shotgun sequence encodes:
- the cul2 gene encoding cullin-2 isoform X1: protein MSLKPRVVDFDETWNKLLTTIKAVVMLDYVERATWNDRFSDIYALCVAYPEPLGERLYTETKVFLENHVRQLYKKVLESEEKVLVMYHRYWDEYSKGADYMDCLYRYLNTQFIKKNKLTEADLQYGYGGVDMNEPLMEIGELALDMWKKLMIEPLQAVLIRMLLNEIKNDRCGENPNQKVIHGVINSFVHVEQYKKKFPLKFYQEIFEGPFLTKTGEYYKQEASNLLQESNCSQYMEKVLARLKDEEVRCRKYLHPSSYAKVIHECQQRMVADHLQFLHGECQNIIRQEKRDDMANMYTLLRAVSNGLPHMIQELQVHIHNEGIRGTSNLSQENMPTLFVESVLEVHSKFVQLINTVLNGDQHFMSALDKALTSVVNFREPKSICKAPELLAKYCDNLLKKSAKGMTENEVEDKLTSFITVFKYIDDKDIFQKFYARMLAKRLIHCLSLSMDSEEAMINKLKQACGYEFTSKLHRMYTDMSVSADLNNKFNNFIKTQETVVDLGISFQIYVLQAGAWPLTHVPSSTFAIPQELEKSVQMFELFYNQHFSGRKLTWLHYLCTGEVKMNYLSKPYVAMVTTYQMAVLLAFNNSQMVSYKELQDGTQMNEKELQKTIKSLLDVKMLNHDSEKEEIEAESTFSLNMSFTSKRTKFKITTSMQKDTPQEMEQTRSAVDEDRKMYLQAAIVRIMKARKVLRHNALIQEVINQSKARFNPSISMIKKCIEVLIDKQYIERSQTSADEYSYVA from the exons ATGTCCTTAAAGCCTCGGGTGGTGGATTTCGACGAGACATGGAACAAACTACTTACGACAATCAAGGCTGTGGTGATGCTTGACTATGTGGAGAGAGCCACCTGGAATGATCGGTTCTC GGATATTTATGCCTTGTGTGTTGCATACCCAGAGCCTCTGGGTGAAAGATTATACACAGAGACCAAGGTGTTTCTTGAGAATCATGTTCGGCAATTGTACAAG AAAGTCCTGGAATCAGAAGAGAAGGTTTTAGTGATGTACCACAGATACTGGGATGAATACAGCAAAGGAGCTGACTACATGGACTGCTTGTACAG gTATCTCAACACTCAGTTCATCAAGAAGAACAAACTAACAGAAGCAGATCTGCAGTATGGCTACGGAGGAGTGGACATGAATGAGCCGCTCATGGAGATAGGAGAG CTGGCACTAGACATGTGGAAGAAGCTAATGATTGAGCCCCTTCAGGCTGTCCTGATCCGGATGTTactgaatgaaatcaaaaa TGATCGTTGTGGTGAGAACCCCAACCAGAAGGTAATCCATGGGGTCATCAACTCCTTTGTTCATGTTGAACAGTACAAGAAGAAATTTCCACTAAAG TTTTATCAGGAAATCTTCGAAGGGCCATTTCTGACAAAAACGGGAGAGTATTACAAACAGGAAGCTTCCAATCTACTGCAAGAATCCAACTGCTCACAGTATATGGAGAAG gtctTGGCACGATTGAAAGATGAAGAAGTGCGATGTCGGAAGTACCTGCACCCCAGTTCCTATGCCAAAGTCATCCACGAATGCCAGCAGAGAATGGTGGCAGATCATCTGCAGTTCCTGCACGGGGAATGCCAGAACATCATCCGACAGGAGAAGAGAGATG ACATGGCCAACATGTACACCCTACTCCGGGCTGTATCTAATGGACTGCCTCACATGATCCAAGAACTACAGGTTCATATCCATAATGAGGGCATCCGGGGTACCAGTAATCTCTCTCAGGAAAAC ATGCCCACCCTGTTTGTGGAGTCAGTGCTGGAGGTTCACAGTAAATTTGTTCAGCTCATTAACACAGTTTTAAATGGGGATCAGCACTTCATGAGTGCACTTGATAAG GCTTTGACATCTGTGGTTAACTTCAGGGAGCCCAAGTCTATCTGTAAAGCACCTGAACTT CTGGCAAAATACTGTGACAACTTGCTGAAGAAGTCTGCAAAGGGAATGACAGAGAATGAGGTGGAGGACAAACTAACCAGCTTCATCACAGTGTTCAAGTACATAGACGACAAGGATATCTTTCAAAAG TTTTATGCCAGAATGCTAGCAAAGCGGTTAATACATTGTTTATCATTGTCAATGGATTCAGAAGAAGCCATGATCAACAAACTAAAG CAAGCATGTGGCTATGAGTTCACGAGCAAACTCCACAGGATGTACACAGACATGAGTGTGAGCGCTGACCTCAACAACAAGTTCAACAATTTTATCAAGACGCAGGAGACAGTGGTGGATTTGGGCATCAGCTTCCAGATCTATGTATTACAG GCTGGAGCGTGGCCGCTCACACATGTCCCCTCCTCCACATTCGCCATCCCACAAGAACTAGAAAAGAGTGTGCAAATG TTTGAGTTGTTCTATAATCAGCACTTCAGTGGGAGGAAATTGACCTGGCTGCACTACCTTTGCACAG GTGAGGTGAAAATGAACTACCTGTCCAAGCCgtatgttgccatggtgaccacCTACCAGATGGCTGTCCTGCTGGCGTTTAACAACAGCCAAATGGTGAGCTACAAGGAGCTGCAGGACGGCACCCAGATGAACGAAAAGGAGCTACAGAAAACCATCAAGTCCCTGCTGGACGTCAAGATGCTCAACCACGACTCAGAAAAG GAGGAGATTGAAGCAGAGTCCACATTTTCACTAAATATGAGTTTCACCAGTAAAAGGACAAAGTTCAAGATTACAACCTCAATGCAGAAAGACACACCACAG GAAATGGAGCAAACCAGGAGTGCTGTTGACGAGGACCGCAAAATGTATTTACAAGCTGCTATAGTGAGAATCATGAAGGCCCGCAAGGTGCTCCGACACAACGCCCTCATCCAGGAG GTCATCAATCAGTCCAAAGCCAGGTTCAACCCCAGTATCAGCATGATCAAGAAGTGCATTGAGGTGCTCATCGATAAGCAGTACATCGAACGAAGTCAGACCTCAGCAGACGAGTACAGCTACGTTGCATag
- the cul2 gene encoding cullin-2 isoform X2, translating to MSLKPRVVDFDETWNKLLTTIKAVVMLDYVERATWNDRFSDIYALCVAYPEPLGERLYTETKVFLENHVRQLYKKVLESEEKVLVMYHRYWDEYSKGADYMDCLYSDRCGENPNQKVIHGVINSFVHVEQYKKKFPLKFYQEIFEGPFLTKTGEYYKQEASNLLQESNCSQYMEKVLARLKDEEVRCRKYLHPSSYAKVIHECQQRMVADHLQFLHGECQNIIRQEKRDDMANMYTLLRAVSNGLPHMIQELQVHIHNEGIRGTSNLSQENMPTLFVESVLEVHSKFVQLINTVLNGDQHFMSALDKALTSVVNFREPKSICKAPELLAKYCDNLLKKSAKGMTENEVEDKLTSFITVFKYIDDKDIFQKFYARMLAKRLIHCLSLSMDSEEAMINKLKQACGYEFTSKLHRMYTDMSVSADLNNKFNNFIKTQETVVDLGISFQIYVLQAGAWPLTHVPSSTFAIPQELEKSVQMFELFYNQHFSGRKLTWLHYLCTGEVKMNYLSKPYVAMVTTYQMAVLLAFNNSQMVSYKELQDGTQMNEKELQKTIKSLLDVKMLNHDSEKEEIEAESTFSLNMSFTSKRTKFKITTSMQKDTPQEMEQTRSAVDEDRKMYLQAAIVRIMKARKVLRHNALIQEVINQSKARFNPSISMIKKCIEVLIDKQYIERSQTSADEYSYVA from the exons ATGTCCTTAAAGCCTCGGGTGGTGGATTTCGACGAGACATGGAACAAACTACTTACGACAATCAAGGCTGTGGTGATGCTTGACTATGTGGAGAGAGCCACCTGGAATGATCGGTTCTC GGATATTTATGCCTTGTGTGTTGCATACCCAGAGCCTCTGGGTGAAAGATTATACACAGAGACCAAGGTGTTTCTTGAGAATCATGTTCGGCAATTGTACAAG AAAGTCCTGGAATCAGAAGAGAAGGTTTTAGTGATGTACCACAGATACTGGGATGAATACAGCAAAGGAGCTGACTACATGGACTGCTTGTACAG TGATCGTTGTGGTGAGAACCCCAACCAGAAGGTAATCCATGGGGTCATCAACTCCTTTGTTCATGTTGAACAGTACAAGAAGAAATTTCCACTAAAG TTTTATCAGGAAATCTTCGAAGGGCCATTTCTGACAAAAACGGGAGAGTATTACAAACAGGAAGCTTCCAATCTACTGCAAGAATCCAACTGCTCACAGTATATGGAGAAG gtctTGGCACGATTGAAAGATGAAGAAGTGCGATGTCGGAAGTACCTGCACCCCAGTTCCTATGCCAAAGTCATCCACGAATGCCAGCAGAGAATGGTGGCAGATCATCTGCAGTTCCTGCACGGGGAATGCCAGAACATCATCCGACAGGAGAAGAGAGATG ACATGGCCAACATGTACACCCTACTCCGGGCTGTATCTAATGGACTGCCTCACATGATCCAAGAACTACAGGTTCATATCCATAATGAGGGCATCCGGGGTACCAGTAATCTCTCTCAGGAAAAC ATGCCCACCCTGTTTGTGGAGTCAGTGCTGGAGGTTCACAGTAAATTTGTTCAGCTCATTAACACAGTTTTAAATGGGGATCAGCACTTCATGAGTGCACTTGATAAG GCTTTGACATCTGTGGTTAACTTCAGGGAGCCCAAGTCTATCTGTAAAGCACCTGAACTT CTGGCAAAATACTGTGACAACTTGCTGAAGAAGTCTGCAAAGGGAATGACAGAGAATGAGGTGGAGGACAAACTAACCAGCTTCATCACAGTGTTCAAGTACATAGACGACAAGGATATCTTTCAAAAG TTTTATGCCAGAATGCTAGCAAAGCGGTTAATACATTGTTTATCATTGTCAATGGATTCAGAAGAAGCCATGATCAACAAACTAAAG CAAGCATGTGGCTATGAGTTCACGAGCAAACTCCACAGGATGTACACAGACATGAGTGTGAGCGCTGACCTCAACAACAAGTTCAACAATTTTATCAAGACGCAGGAGACAGTGGTGGATTTGGGCATCAGCTTCCAGATCTATGTATTACAG GCTGGAGCGTGGCCGCTCACACATGTCCCCTCCTCCACATTCGCCATCCCACAAGAACTAGAAAAGAGTGTGCAAATG TTTGAGTTGTTCTATAATCAGCACTTCAGTGGGAGGAAATTGACCTGGCTGCACTACCTTTGCACAG GTGAGGTGAAAATGAACTACCTGTCCAAGCCgtatgttgccatggtgaccacCTACCAGATGGCTGTCCTGCTGGCGTTTAACAACAGCCAAATGGTGAGCTACAAGGAGCTGCAGGACGGCACCCAGATGAACGAAAAGGAGCTACAGAAAACCATCAAGTCCCTGCTGGACGTCAAGATGCTCAACCACGACTCAGAAAAG GAGGAGATTGAAGCAGAGTCCACATTTTCACTAAATATGAGTTTCACCAGTAAAAGGACAAAGTTCAAGATTACAACCTCAATGCAGAAAGACACACCACAG GAAATGGAGCAAACCAGGAGTGCTGTTGACGAGGACCGCAAAATGTATTTACAAGCTGCTATAGTGAGAATCATGAAGGCCCGCAAGGTGCTCCGACACAACGCCCTCATCCAGGAG GTCATCAATCAGTCCAAAGCCAGGTTCAACCCCAGTATCAGCATGATCAAGAAGTGCATTGAGGTGCTCATCGATAAGCAGTACATCGAACGAAGTCAGACCTCAGCAGACGAGTACAGCTACGTTGCATag
- the LOC115061135 gene encoding cAMP-responsive element modulator-like, whose protein sequence is MAVTGDETDTGSTGGMTACQPHKPSSSLPQGVAGASAHCSTKPAADASQKRELRLMKNREAARECRRKKKEYVKCLENRVAVLENQNKTLIEELRALKDIYQHKVE, encoded by the exons ATGGCTGTAACTGGAGATGAGACAGACACGG GTTCTACAGGTGGCATGACTGCCTGCCAGCCACATAAACCCAGCTCCAGCCTCCCACAGGGGGTGGCAGGGGCCAGTGCTCATTGCTCCACAAAACCTGCAGCAGACGCCTCACAGAAGCGAGAGCTCCGCTTGATGAAAAACAG GGAAGCTGCTCGGGAGTGTCGACGGAAGAAGAAGGAGTATGTCAAATGTCTTGAAAACCGTGTGGCTGTGctggaaaatcaaaacaaaactctaatTGAGGAGCTCAGAGCCTTAAAGGACATCTACCAGCACAAAGTGGAGTGA